The following are from one region of the Osmia bicornis bicornis chromosome 8, iOsmBic2.1, whole genome shotgun sequence genome:
- the LOC114879933 gene encoding hemicentin-2-like — translation MKFSYFQRVLPIVFLIIAQITGEQRFAETPALYSEVSSGDDVQLRCRVQDKRGQCIWQKDRKPVGMHPDKYEWASGRGSDCTLLIRRASLDFDDGYWECQVTSGDFTRQDALTSLPSRLLVRVKPRKPRLEYGGTILNNALTLREGQEVTISCVSRYGNPAALIKWYIGGDEVEALREQTNATEVDSPKTWAAHSLLRVRGQRENHGLPIRCITIHPSSVVPASAETRLDVHYSPEVRIETKPRLLVAALEDSASFMSLKCFADSNPSGTIKWFKDSAGIIVTSNVVSLMLNRTQQNSTLTGSELRFEPVKRNDAGLYSCKAVNVIGESTAANYRLDVQYGPRLKLENTVNETLKKLEETTLLATTLEPFECDEFEANPPAQYRWVHLRGGVTETIENPLQNKDGGKRLRLENVMWSDEGEYRCVAFNVINGVRREMPSEARYLLHVTGPPEIQARPSSGDKGFYESLGWAGESEHVLKSRFCSRPPPRLVAWQWGSSHIRAGESIHPKYEALPLEHIKENEMLTNCYWAKLVIKDLQKEDARMYTLLVESEKGRDSTNVKLLVRDPTEMRVIAAAAAVGLLFLLLLISIAVYSLLKLKNRRYRREEEEGSIAADAFYSNTTPTERQKNNNSTQSKGFGRKTNSEGGLAVTYDYDQITKQVRAMSPEALKVRRAPAVLQPPTIV, via the exons atgaaattcagcTATTTTCAACGGGTTCTTCCaatagtatttttaataattgctCAAATAACCGGGGAACAAAGATTCGCAGAAACTCCAGCTTTGTACTCGGAAGTGTCCTCCGGGGATGACGTGCAACTGCGATGCAGGGTGCAAGACAAACGCGGTCAGTGCATCTGGCAGAAGGACCGGAAGCCGGTGGGCATGCATCCGGACAAATACGAATGGGCCAGCGGACGGGGTAGCGATTGCACCCTTCTAATCAGGAGAGCCTCCCTTGATTTCGACGATGGTTACTGGGAATGTCAAGTGACTTCTGGCGATTTCACGCGACAGGATGCTCTAACTTCTTTACCATCGCGTTTGCTCGTTAGAG TGAAACCCCGGAAGCCACGGCTGGAATATGGGGGGACGATTTTAAACAACGCCCTGACTTTAAGGGAGGGTCAGGAAGTTACCATTTCCTGTGTATCGAGATATGGAAATCCGGCTGCCCTTATAAAGTG GTACATAGGCGGAGACGAAGTGGAAGCTTTAAGGGAACAGACGAACGCGACGGAAGTGGACAGCCCGAAAACTTGGGCAGCCCACAGTCTCCTACGAGTTCGTGGACAAAGAGAGAACCATGGTCTACCGATTCGTTGTATCACGATCCATCCGTCGAGCGTCGTTCCAGCTTCTGCGGAAACGCGACTGGATGTTcatt ATTCGCCAGAGGTGAGGATCGAGACGAAGCCTCGTCTGCTGGTTGCGGCTCTCGAGGATTCGGCCAGTTTTATGAGCCTGAAATGCTTCGCGGACAGCAATCCCAGCGGAACGATCAAGTGGTTCAAGGATTCAGCTGGCATCATAGTAACGAGCAACGTGGTATCGTTGATGTTAAACAGAACGCAGCAGAACAGTACTTTGACGGGGTCCGAGTTAAGATTCGAGCCGGTCAAGAGAAACGACGCCGGTCTCTATTCTTGCAAGGCGGTCAACGTTATCGGTGAAAGCACCGCGGCTAACTACAGGCTGGACGTACAAT ACGGGCCTAGATTGAAGCTGGAGAACACTGTCAATGAAACGTTGAAGAAATTGGAAGAGACCACTCTACTTGCGACCACTTTGGAACCATTCGAATGCGACGAATTCGAGGCTAATCCACCAGCCCAATACAGATGGGTACATCTTCGCGGTGGGGTCACCGAGACCATCGAAAATCCTCTTCAGAACAAGGACGGTGGTAAACGGTTGCGTCTGGAGAACGTAATGTGGTCCGACGAGGGGGAATATCGATGCGTCGCGTTCAACGTGATCAACGGAGTGCGGAGAGAAATGCCCAGCGAGGCTCGTTACCTGCTCCACGTAACCGGCCCACCTGAGATACAGGCGAGGCCTTCTTCCGGTGATAAAGGTTTCTACGAGTCGCTAGGATGGGCAGGAGAATCCGAACACGTTCTTAAATCTCGTTTCTGCTCGAGACCGCCACCCAGATTGGTTGCTTGGCAATGGGGAAGTTCGCACATCAGAGCTG GAGAGAGTATTCATCCAAAATACGAGGCTCTACCTTTAGAACACATCAAGGAGAACGAGATGCTGACAAATTGCTACTGGGCGAAGTTGGTGATCAAGGATTTGCAAAAAGAGGATGCACGAATGTACACTCTTCTGGTGGAGAGCGAGAAGGGTAGAGATTCGACCAACGTTAAATTGTTGGTTCGGGACCCAACAGAGATGAGGGTGATCGCAGCAGCAGCTGCGGTTGgtctcctttttcttctacttctaATATCGATCGCAGTGTACTCGTTGTTAAAACTGAAGAACCGGCGATATCGtcgagaagaagaggagggaAGCATCGCGGCAGATGCGTTTTACAGTAATACAACGCCAACGGAAAGGCAGAAGAATAACAACTCGACGCAGAGTAAAGGATTCGGTAGAAAAACGAACTCGGAGGGTGGGCTGGCTGTCACTTATGACTATGATCAGATCACGAAACAGGTGCGGGCTATGAGTCCGGAAGCTTTGAAAGTCAGACGTGCACCAGCTGTTCTTCAACCACCGACCATTGTGTAA